AGACGTCGTCTGAAAATTTTTCAGACGACGTTTGAATGGGTTGATAGCCAACTCAAGCGCGAAACATCTTATTGCTTTTGCGTTACCAACAAAAATACAAACCATTGAAATCCATTTAATTTCAAGACATTCCCACACATCAGAATATGTATTTTCTCGCCGGCTTGCCCTCATATGAATAGAGACAAGCATAATGGCAACCACATTAAAATAATTCATAAACTTTCTGAAAATTTTGAATTTGACTCATATACAAGGCAAATTTATCATACAAGCCTGAAAACGTTTAAAAAAGACAACCGAGGTACACAGCCAATGAGTTACGCAAAAGAAATCAATGCGTTAAACAACAGCCTTTCCGACTTGAAGGGCGACATCAACGTTTCGTTCGAATTTTTCCCGCCGAAAAACGAACAAATGGAAACCATGCTGTGGGACTCCATCCATCGCCTGCAAACCCTTCATCCCAAATTCGTTTCCGTAACTTACGGCGCAAACTCCGGCGAACGCGACCGTACGCACAGCATCGTCAAACGCATCCAACAGGAAACCGGCTTGGAAGCCGCGCCGCACCTGACCGGCATCGACGCCTCTCCCGACGAATTGCGCCAAATCGCCAAAGACTATTGGGACAGCGGCATCCGCCGTATTGTCGCCCTGCGTGGCGACGAGCCACCCGGTTATGAGAAAAAACCGTTTTACGCCGAAGATTTGGTCAAACTCCTGCGCTCTGTCGCCAACTTCGACATCTCCGTAGCGGCATACCCCGAAGTGCATCCCGAAGCGAAATCCGCACAAGCCGACCTGATTAATCTGAAGCGCAAAATCGATGCGGGCGCAAACCATGTCATCACCCAATTCTTCTTCGACGTAGAACGCTACCTGCGCTTCCGCGACCGCTGCGTAATGCTGGGCATCGACGTCGAAATCGTTCCCGGCATCCTGCCTGTTACCAACTTCAAGCAACTCGGCAAAATGGCGCAAGTAACCAACGTCAAAATCCCGAAATGGCTGTCGCAAATGTATGAAGGCTTGGACGACGACCAAGCAACGCGCAATCTGGTGGCGGCAAGTATCGCCATCGACATGGTCAAAGTCCTATCCCGCGAAGGCGTGAAAGATTTCCACTTCTACACGCTCAACCGCAGCGAGCTGACTTACGCCATCTGCCATATTTTAGGCGTGCGTCCTTAAAGCCGAAAACGGTTTCAGACGACCTCAGGGGTCGTCTGAAAAACAAAACACCGCCCCATCCGCCCTATTCTGATTTACAATACCGACCGATTCGGATTGAACCGGTCCTTACAAAATCCAACTGGAGAGTTCAACATGACAACATTACATTTCTCAGGCTTCCCGCGTGTCGGCGCCTTCCGTGAATTGAAATTCGCCCAAGAAAAATACTGGCGTAAAGAAATCAGCGAACAAGAGCTGCTCGACGTCGCCAAAGACCTGCGCGAAAAAAACTGGAAACACCAAGCCGCCGCCAACGCCGATTACGTTGCCGTAGGCGATTTCACTTTCTACGACCACATCCTTGACCTGCAAGTCGCTACCGGCGCAATTCCCGCCCGTTTCGGCTTCGACAGCCAAAACCTGTCTTTGGAACAATTCTTCCAACTGGCGCGCGGCAACAAAGACCAATTCGCCATCGAAATGACCAAATGGTTCGACACCAACTATCACTACTTGGTGCCTGAATTCCACGCCGATACCGAATTCAAAGCAAACGCCAAACACTACGTTCAACAACTGAAAGAAGCCCAAGCTTTGGGTCTGAAAGCCAAACCGACCATCGTCGGCCCGCTGACCTTCCTGTGGGTCGGTAAAGAAAAAGGCGCAGTCGAATTCAACCGCCTGAGCCTGTTGCAAAAACTGCTGCCCGTTTACGTTGAAATCCTGAACGCTTTGGTTGAAGCCGGTGCCGAATGGATTCAAATCGACGAGCCTGCTTTGGCTGTTGACCTGCCTAAAGAATGGGTGGAAGCCTACAAAGACGTTTACGCCACTTTGAGCAAAGTAAACGCCAAAATCCTGTTGAGCACTTACTTCGGTTCTGTTGCCGAACACGCCGCATTGTTGAAAGCCCTGCCCGTTGACGGTCTGCACATCGACTTGGTACGCGCTCCTGAACAACTGGATGCGTTCGCCGACTACGACAAAGTCCTGTCTGCCGGCGTTATCGACGGCCGCAACATCTGGCGCGCCAACCTGAACAAAGTTTTGGAAACTGTCGAGCCTCTGAAAGCCAAACTGGGCGAGCGTTTGTGGATTTCCAGCTCTTGCTCGCTGTTGCACACCCCATTTGACTTGTCAGTTGAAGAAAAACTGAAAGCCAACAAACCCGACCTCTACTCTTGGTTGGCATTTACCCTGCAAAAAACCCAAGAATTGCGCGTTCTGAAAGCCGCATTGAACGAAGGTCGTGATTCCGTTGCCGAAGAACTCGCCGCCAGCCAAGCTGCCGCCGATTCACGCGCCAACAGCAGCGAAATCCACCGCGCAGACGTTGCCAAACGTCTGGCTGATTTGCCTGCCAACGCAGACCAACGCAAATCTCCATTTGCCGACCGTATCAAAGCGCAACAAGCATGGTTGAACCTGCCTCTGCTGCCGACTACCAATATCGGTTCTTTCCCGCAAACCACCGAAATCCGTCAAGCACGCGCAGCCTTCAAAAAAGGCGAACTGTCTGCCGCCGATTACGAAGCTGCGATGAAAAAAGAAATCGCCTTGGTGGTTGAAGAGCAAGAAAAACTGGACTTAGACGTACTGGTACACGGCGAAGCCGAGCGTAACGACATGGTCGAATACTTCGGCGAATTGTTGAGCGGTTTTGCATTCACCCAATACGGCTGGGTACAAAGCTACGGCTCACGCTGCGTGAAACCACCGATCATCTTCGGTGACGTAAGCCGTCCTGAAGCCATGACTGTCGCTTGGTCCACTTACGCACAAAGCCTGACCAAACGCCCGATGAAAGGCATGTTGACCGGTCCGGTCACCATCTTGCAATGGTCTTTCGTCCGCAACGACATTCCACGCTCTACCGTGTGCAAACAAATCGCACTGGCTCTGAACGACGAAGTATTGGATCTGGAAAAAGCAGGCATCAAAGTCATCCAAATCGACGAACCTGCCATCCGTGAAGGTCTGCCTTTGAAACGCGCCGATTGGGATGCCTACCTGAACTGGGCCGGCGAATCCTTCCGCCTGTCCTCTACCGGTTGCGAAGACAGCACACAAATCCACACTCATATGTGCTACTCCGAGTTCAACGACATCCTGCCCGCCATCGCAGCTATGGACGCCGACGTGATTACCATCGAGACTTCACGTTCCGACATGGAACTCTTGACCGCGTTCGGCGAATTCAAATACCCGAACGACATCGGCCCGGGCGTTTACGACATCCACAGCCCGCGCGTACCGACAGAAGCCGAAGTGGAACACCTGTTGCGCAAAGCCATCGAAGTCGTACCGGTTGAACGCCTGTGGGTGAACCCGGACTGCGGTCTGAAAACACGCGGTTGGAAAGAAACTCTGGAACAACTCCAAGTGATGATGAACGTTACCCACAAACTGCGTGCCGAATTGGCGAAATAATTTTGAACTAGCGTAATCAAAAGGTCGTCTGAAAATTTTCAGACGACCTTTTTGCCAAATTAATATTTCATTTTTCCATCAAACTGAGCCTCCATAGCCTATCCTCCCTATTGTCTTCCACAATAATCTTTTATGACTAATGGGCAAAATAATTTATTTGGGGTATAATTACACGAAACTAAATTAAAACAGCGGCTAACTGTATCTACTCACAAACAGCAAAATCCGCATATATAGTGGATTAAATTTAAATCAGGACAAGGCGACGAAGCCGCAGACAGTACAGATAGTACGGAACCGATTCACTTGGTGCTTCAGCACCTTAGAGAATCGTTCTCTTTGGGCTAAGGCGAGGCAACGCCGTACGGGTTTAAAGTTAATCCACTATATCAAACAACACATTACAGCAACAAACAATAAGGATGCACGCTATGGGAATCATCAGTCTTATCTTCATCGCCGTAATACTGACCGTATTACTGCTCAACTTCAAACAAAAATTAGACCGTTGCAAAAGAGATTATCAAGAATCTTTTGTTGCACTCCGTATCGCCCTAGCATGCCGCCATCAGGCAGTCAGACATGTTTTGGATGCTTCAAAAATTTATCTGGGGCGAGAAGATGACAATGTCGACAGCAATTTATTGTCCTCATGTGGCGATGCCGAAGCCGTATTGACCCAAGCATCCAAATCATTTTCACCTGAATCCCTTTCGCGCTTGTGCAACGCAGAAGCAAGCTTGAACAACTCACTCCGCGCCCTGCAAGAAGTTTTAGAAAAAAGCCTGAAACAACGCCCCGATCAAGGTCTGAAAAGCCAGCTTGAAATGCTGGACGCCGCCGAAACCGATGTTGTATCTGCACGACGCGCCTACAATCGATCTGCAGAACGCTACAACCGCATGTTGAGAAAAACCATGAGTGGACTTGTTGCCAAAGTATTGGGTTATCACGCGAAAGCCAGCCTGATTAAATTTGAGGACAACAGCGTTCCGCAAATGAGCAAACACTTGATGGCTTGATAAACGTGGCGCAAATAGATCAGGATGTAACGTTGTAATTTGGTCTTAATCTGAATATCACAAGCCATAGAAATAGCACAGAATCCATCCATTCTGTGCTTTACTATAGTGGATTAACTTTAAACCAGTACGGCGTTGCCTCGCCTTAGCTCAAAGAGAACGATTCTCTAAGGTGCTGAAGCACCAAGTGAATCGGTTCTGTACTGTCTGCGGCTTCGTTGCCTTGTCCTGATTTAAATTTAATCTACTATGATATCCCTTATCCTCAAATGGAAAAACCATTCCAATCCTTCTCTTGAGAAAACAGGAAAATTATCAATCAAATTATTGCTTCTTCAAACCTTTGGCTTTAACGACGGCAATAGTACCGTCAATACCTTTTTGCTTAATCAACTCATTGAATTGATTGCGGTATACCGTCACTAAACTTGTGCCATCCAGACGGAAATTGTAGATTTTATAAGCAGAACCTACCCGATAAAGCTGATACGCTACTTCGTATTTCTTACCGCTCTTCGTTTGAAGCTCTGAAAACACATCAAACTTATTGCCGTTTTCAGTCATTTTAGGCAGCAATTTAACCTTCGCATCGGCAGCGCCCACCAAAGCGGAATGGGAATACATCGAAACCACCATCTCTTTGAATGCCTGAATAAAATCTGTTTTCTGCTGTGCTGAGAAATTGCGCCAAGGCGCGCCGACAGCCAAAGCGGAAATGCGTTCATAATCCAAATAACGGTCGGCATACTGCTGTATTTGTTTGACACGCTGCGGCTCGCTCAAGGAAGTATTGCGTGCGATTTTCAAAACAGTATCGATATTTTGCTGCATCTGCTCTTGTGCAGGATGTGCAGCGGCAACATACGGGGCGGCAAGCACCATAGGTGCAGCCAGTACAAAAGCGGACAAATAGGATGCCATATACGTACCTATTTCTAAAAGTTTTAAAGGTTAATTGTAAAACTTTATATTTTAGAAATATTTAACGTAATGTAAAACCAAGAAAGGCAGGTAAAGAAGGTAGGAACAGCCTACATCCGACTCAATTCCCTTTGCAGGGCTTGGATGTTTTGCTGGCGGTCGAGTACCGCGCTTTGCAGGCTGTTGATTTCCTGTTGGTTGACATGACCGCCTTTGGCTACACGGGCTTGCGCCAGAGATTTTTGCGCTTCGCCCAGCGCTTTACGCTCGTTGCTCAACTCTGTTTCCAAAATCGAACGGCGGCTAGCACTGCCGGAAGATTTGGGCGCAGGCGTTGCTGCGACTTCAGGAGCCGGACGGATGGGCGCAGGTGCGGGATTTGCCTTAGCGGTATTTTTAGGGGCAGGTTTTGCGTTGCCGGCTCGTTTTGACGGAGCTTCGGCAGCAGGCTCGGGCATTTCTAAAGCGGGAGCATCGTAGCGCGTGCTGCTGTATTTGCCGATGGTCGGTAAATCTGCCGAATGGCAGTTTCCGGATGGGCGCGAAGTGTAGACAACTTCGCCATTGACTGTGCAGGTATAGATTTTAGAGGAAGCTTGTGCACCTGATGCGGCGGCAAACATCAGCAATGAAGCTGCCAATGCGTGGAATGATTGTTTCATGGTAAGGTCGTAATGTGAAATAAGTAATTGTTCGATAGATATTGCATTCAACTGTAATAGTATAACAATGCCAGCATATTCTCTCAAATAGGACGGCTGACTTTTTTAATTTCAAATCAAACCGTCTCATTCGTTATAGCGAAAATTGCCTCACTCGTTTTCAGACGACGTTTTTGCGGCTTTATCCGATTTTTTGGCGCGTGATTTGGCGTTTTTGCTCTTTGTCTCTTGCTCTTGCGCCTTTTCCCGCGATTTTTCTTTTGAACGCACCTTCTTGGGCTTGGCCGCTTTTTCTTCGGTATCGCTGCTTAATTTGTTGATTTTCAGACGGTATGCACCGCCTTGGTGGCTGCTGATTTTGGGCAGATCCGCGCCTGTGCAGTTTCCAGATGGTTCGGATGTGTAGGTTTTGCTGTTACCGGAATGGCAGCTGAAGACGGCTGCTGCGGTGTGGAGGGATAAGCCCAAAATGAGGGAGGATGCGACGATAAGTGCCCCTTGCTTGATTCGTGAACGCATGTGTTTTCCGTAGTTTGAGTTTTCAGACGACCTATTTTTGTTTTTATAGTGGATTAACTTTAAACCAGTACGGCGTTGCCTCGCCTTAGCTCAAAGAGAACGATTCTCTAAGGTGCTGAAGCACCAAGTGAATCGGTTCCGTACTATCTGCACTGTCTGCGGCTTCGTCGCCTTGTCCTGATTTAAAGTTAATCCACTATATACAGTCCGACGGTCTGAAATGACCATGCCGAACTGTATTTTTTTGGCGGCTTCTGAAGGCAAGTACGGAAACCCTCGCTGCGAAGTATTTATAGTTGTGTAAATTCTGCGTCGATTTCCGTCAGGATTTGCTCTAGCTCTTCCTGCCACAAAAGCCAGTTTTCTTCTATTTGTGTTAATTTTACTTTAATTTCTGTTAATTGTGCGAGGGTTTGTTGTAATTTTGTTTTATTTTCGTCCGAATAGGCTTCTTCTTGTGCCAAAAATGTTTCACATGCTGTTTGAATTTCGGAAAGCTGCGCCATTTCTTTTTCGGCTTTGTCGATTTTCTGCTGTATCGGCTTGCCGCGTCGGGCTTTTTCTTGACGGATTTGTGCTTCGATACGCTTGGTATCTTTGCGGTTTTGGCTTTGCGCGGAAGCGGCAGGCGCGGCTGTGGCGTTTTCCTGCGCCAACCGCCATTGACGATAATCGTTTAAATCGCCGTCAAAGTTTTTCAGACGACCTTTGTCAATCAGGAGGAAGCTGTCGGTAGTGGCTTCAAGCAGGCTGCGGTCGTGCGATACGACGATTAAGGCGCCTTGGAAACTTTGCAGCGCGAGCGTCAGAGCGTGGCGCATATCCAAGTCCAAATGGTTGGTCGGCTCGTCAAGCAGCAGCAAATTCGGTTTTTGCCAGATAATCATGGCAAGGGCGAGGCGGGCTTTTTCTCCGCCGGAAAAGGGTTCGGTTTTCTGCAACGCCATATCGCCGACAAAGTTGAAGCCGCCGAGGAAATTTCGGATTTCTTGTTCGCGCACTTCGGGAGAAAGCTGCTGAATATGCCAAACAGGGCTTTGGTCGGCGCGGATGGTGTCGAGCTGGTGTTGGGCGAAATAGCCGATATTGAGTTTTTCGGAACGGACGATGCTGCCGGAGAGCAAATCGATTTTGCCTGCCAAAGCTTTGATAAACGTAGATTTACCGCTGCCGTTGACACCCAATAGCCCGTAACGTGCGCCGCTCTCCAGCGACAGGGTAATGTCGTGCAGGACGGTTTTTCCTTCGTAACCCAAATCAGCGTGCTCCAGCTTCAGCAAGGGATTGGGCAGATGGTCGGGATTGTAAAACTCAAAGGAAAACTCGCTGTCCAAATGCGCGGGAGCGATGCGCTCGAGCTTCGCCAACGCCTTCATGCGGCTTTGCGCTTGAACGGCTTTGGTGGCTTTGGCTTTGAAGCGGTCGATAAAGGATTGCAGATGTTTGATTTGCGCCTGCTGTTTGACATAGGCGGCTTGTTGTTGCGCCAGGCGTTGTGCACGTTCGTTTTGGTAAAAATCGTAATTGCCGCCGTATTGCGTGAGCTTTTGCTGGGACAATTCGATGGTTTGGGTGGTGGCCGCATTGAGGAAGTCACGGTCGTGGGAAATGATGATTTGCGTGCAGGGTAAAGAGGCAAGGTGGTTTTCCAGCCACAAGACGGTTTCCAGATCCAAGTGATTGGTCGGTTCGTCAAGCAATAGCAAATCGGCGCGGCAAATCAGGGCTTGCGCAAGATTCAGGCGCATACGCCAGCCGCCGGAAAAGGATTTGACGGGACGGCTGTGTTCTTCTTGCGAAAAACCCAGTCCGTTCAGCAATTTCGCCGCACGGGCCGGCGCGGTATAAGCGTCGATTTCTTCCAATTTGGCATGGTATTCCGCCTGCTTCATGCCGTCATTTTGTGCTTCCGCCTGCGCCAAGATCGTCTGAAAAACCTGCAACTCGGCATCGCCCTGCAAAACGTAGTCCAATGCGGAAATGTCCAAGTCGGGCGTTTCTTGGGAAACGGAAGCGATCCGCCAATTCTTCGGAATCGAGACATCGCCGCCGTCCTGAGTGATTTCCCCCTTGATTAAGGCAAACAGGCTGGATTTGCCCGTCCCGTTTTTACCGATCAAACCGACGCGCTGACCGGGATTGACGGTGGCGTTGGCTTTGTCGAGCAGGACTTTCAAACCGCGTTGCAGGGTGAGGTTTTTGATTTCAATCATGATGTAATAATGGACGGGCGGAAAAATGGGAAAGGCGGTATTTTATAGTGAAAACAGCATTATGTCGCCGTTCGTTGGTGCCGTAGCGTTTCAACGTGAATCCATGATGGAAAAAGGTCGTCTGAAAACGGAGGATGTTTGAGCGAAACCCGCTATATCCGTTTTCAGACGACCTTTGATGTAACGAAACGGCTTAATGTTGATAATCTGCCGAATCCTTACGGATTTGTTGCAGAAATTTCCGCGTGCGCTCATGTTTAGGGTGGTCGAACAACTCTTTCGGACTGCCCTGCTCTACGATGACGCCGCCGTCCATGACGACGACGGTAGTAGCGACTTCCAGCGCAAACTTGATTTCGTGGGTCACGACAACCATCGTCCAGCCTTCCTGCGCCAATTCTTTCATGGCGTTCAATACGTCTTGCACCAATTCGGGATCCAGCGCGGAAGTGGGTTCGTCAAACAACATCAGCTCGGGCTGAATTGCTAATGCGCGGGCGATGCCGACGCGCTGTTGCTGACCTCCGGAAAGCTGGTAGGGATAAAGGTTAACCTTGTCGCCCAAGCCAACTTTTTCCAGCAATTTCAAAGCTTCTTCGCGCGATTGGGCGGCAGGCTTACCCTGTACGGCAACCGGACCTTCCATCACGTTTTCCAACGCGGTTTTGTGCGGAAAAAGGTTGTATTGTTGGAACACCATGCCGGATTTGCGGCGCAGCGCCAAGATGTCGTGCTTTGTCGTTTTTTTGGAAAAATCGATTTTAAGCGGTCGCTCGTTGTCGAACTCGATTTGTCCGTCTTCGGGCATTTCCAGCGCGTTTAAGCAGCGCAGAAACGTCGTTTTACCCGAGCCGGAAGGTCCGAGGATGACGACCACCTGCCCTTTGCCCACATCCAAATCGATGCCGCGTAAAATGGTGTTCTCGCCGAAGGTTTTGCGGATATTGCGGATTTTAATCATGGCTTCCCCTTATTTGGCGACATAGCGGTCGAAGCGTTTTTCCAAGTGCGCCTGAATCAGGAACAGTACTTTGCAGAAACACCAGTAAACCAAAGCGGCTTCAATATAGACGGGCAGGAAGTCGTAGGTACGGTTTGCCGTTTCCTGAGCGACGCGGAACAATTCCGTTACCGTCACCACCGCTGCGAGCGAGGTATTTTTGAACAAGCCGATAAACTCGTTGCTCAAAGGCGGCACGGCAACGCGGAATGCCTGCGGCGCGACGATGCGGCGAAAAGTCTGCATATAGGTCATACCGATGGAGAAACCCGCCTCCCACTGTCCTTTCGGCACGGACAAAATCGCCGCGCGTATGGTTTCGGAAGCGTATGCGCCGACATTGAGCGAGAAACCGATGATGGCGGCGGGAATCGGATCGATGAAAATACCGACGGACGGCAGCCCGTAAAACACAATCACAAGCTGCACCAACAGCGGCGTCCCCCTAATGATGGAAATATAAGTTTCCACTAGTTTCAGCAGGATTTTCCGCACGATGCCGCCCGAAGGCATAATCCGCACCAAAGCCACGGCGATGGCAATCACCATCCCGATCAGGAATGACGCCACCGCCAGCGGCAGTGAGACCATAAAACCGGCTTTGACCATAGGCAAAAACGCGCTGACAATCATATCGGCGCGTGTTTCCGTCATAAACGGCAGCGAAGCAAGAAAATTATTTAACACTGATGTCTTTTCCGAAGAATTGTTCGCCCAGTTTTTTCAGCGTACCGTCGGCTTTCAGCTCGTTGATTGCCGTGCTGAATTTCGCCACGACTTCGTCATTGCCTTTATTGACAATCAGGCCGGAACCGACTTTTTCATCGGCAGGCGCAGACCAAACGATTTTCACGCCGGCATTCGGGTTTTTCTTCAGATAGTCTAAAACTGCCAATTCATCGTTCAACGTCGCATCCGCGCGT
The DNA window shown above is from Neisseria sicca and carries:
- the metF gene encoding methylenetetrahydrofolate reductase; translated protein: MSYAKEINALNNSLSDLKGDINVSFEFFPPKNEQMETMLWDSIHRLQTLHPKFVSVTYGANSGERDRTHSIVKRIQQETGLEAAPHLTGIDASPDELRQIAKDYWDSGIRRIVALRGDEPPGYEKKPFYAEDLVKLLRSVANFDISVAAYPEVHPEAKSAQADLINLKRKIDAGANHVITQFFFDVERYLRFRDRCVMLGIDVEIVPGILPVTNFKQLGKMAQVTNVKIPKWLSQMYEGLDDDQATRNLVAASIAIDMVKVLSREGVKDFHFYTLNRSELTYAICHILGVRP
- the metE gene encoding 5-methyltetrahydropteroyltriglutamate--homocysteine S-methyltransferase, with the protein product MTTLHFSGFPRVGAFRELKFAQEKYWRKEISEQELLDVAKDLREKNWKHQAAANADYVAVGDFTFYDHILDLQVATGAIPARFGFDSQNLSLEQFFQLARGNKDQFAIEMTKWFDTNYHYLVPEFHADTEFKANAKHYVQQLKEAQALGLKAKPTIVGPLTFLWVGKEKGAVEFNRLSLLQKLLPVYVEILNALVEAGAEWIQIDEPALAVDLPKEWVEAYKDVYATLSKVNAKILLSTYFGSVAEHAALLKALPVDGLHIDLVRAPEQLDAFADYDKVLSAGVIDGRNIWRANLNKVLETVEPLKAKLGERLWISSSCSLLHTPFDLSVEEKLKANKPDLYSWLAFTLQKTQELRVLKAALNEGRDSVAEELAASQAAADSRANSSEIHRADVAKRLADLPANADQRKSPFADRIKAQQAWLNLPLLPTTNIGSFPQTTEIRQARAAFKKGELSAADYEAAMKKEIALVVEEQEKLDLDVLVHGEAERNDMVEYFGELLSGFAFTQYGWVQSYGSRCVKPPIIFGDVSRPEAMTVAWSTYAQSLTKRPMKGMLTGPVTILQWSFVRNDIPRSTVCKQIALALNDEVLDLEKAGIKVIQIDEPAIREGLPLKRADWDAYLNWAGESFRLSSTGCEDSTQIHTHMCYSEFNDILPAIAAMDADVITIETSRSDMELLTAFGEFKYPNDIGPGVYDIHSPRVPTEAEVEHLLRKAIEVVPVERLWVNPDCGLKTRGWKETLEQLQVMMNVTHKLRAELAK
- a CDS encoding LemA family protein → MHAMGIISLIFIAVILTVLLLNFKQKLDRCKRDYQESFVALRIALACRHQAVRHVLDASKIYLGREDDNVDSNLLSSCGDAEAVLTQASKSFSPESLSRLCNAEASLNNSLRALQEVLEKSLKQRPDQGLKSQLEMLDAAETDVVSARRAYNRSAERYNRMLRKTMSGLVAKVLGYHAKASLIKFEDNSVPQMSKHLMA
- a CDS encoding MlaC/ttg2D family ABC transporter substrate-binding protein: MASYLSAFVLAAPMVLAAPYVAAAHPAQEQMQQNIDTVLKIARNTSLSEPQRVKQIQQYADRYLDYERISALAVGAPWRNFSAQQKTDFIQAFKEMVVSMYSHSALVGAADAKVKLLPKMTENGNKFDVFSELQTKSGKKYEVAYQLYRVGSAYKIYNFRLDGTSLVTVYRNQFNELIKQKGIDGTIAVVKAKGLKKQ
- a CDS encoding ATP-binding cassette domain-containing protein, encoding MIEIKNLTLQRGLKVLLDKANATVNPGQRVGLIGKNGTGKSSLFALIKGEITQDGGDVSIPKNWRIASVSQETPDLDISALDYVLQGDAELQVFQTILAQAEAQNDGMKQAEYHAKLEEIDAYTAPARAAKLLNGLGFSQEEHSRPVKSFSGGWRMRLNLAQALICRADLLLLDEPTNHLDLETVLWLENHLASLPCTQIIISHDRDFLNAATTQTIELSQQKLTQYGGNYDFYQNERAQRLAQQQAAYVKQQAQIKHLQSFIDRFKAKATKAVQAQSRMKALAKLERIAPAHLDSEFSFEFYNPDHLPNPLLKLEHADLGYEGKTVLHDITLSLESGARYGLLGVNGSGKSTFIKALAGKIDLLSGSIVRSEKLNIGYFAQHQLDTIRADQSPVWHIQQLSPEVREQEIRNFLGGFNFVGDMALQKTEPFSGGEKARLALAMIIWQKPNLLLLDEPTNHLDLDMRHALTLALQSFQGALIVVSHDRSLLEATTDSFLLIDKGRLKNFDGDLNDYRQWRLAQENATAAPAASAQSQNRKDTKRIEAQIRQEKARRGKPIQQKIDKAEKEMAQLSEIQTACETFLAQEEAYSDENKTKLQQTLAQLTEIKVKLTQIEENWLLWQEELEQILTEIDAEFTQL
- a CDS encoding amino acid ABC transporter ATP-binding protein encodes the protein MIKIRNIRKTFGENTILRGIDLDVGKGQVVVILGPSGSGKTTFLRCLNALEMPEDGQIEFDNERPLKIDFSKKTTKHDILALRRKSGMVFQQYNLFPHKTALENVMEGPVAVQGKPAAQSREEALKLLEKVGLGDKVNLYPYQLSGGQQQRVGIARALAIQPELMLFDEPTSALDPELVQDVLNAMKELAQEGWTMVVVTHEIKFALEVATTVVVMDGGVIVEQGSPKELFDHPKHERTRKFLQQIRKDSADYQH
- a CDS encoding amino acid ABC transporter permease gives rise to the protein MLNNFLASLPFMTETRADMIVSAFLPMVKAGFMVSLPLAVASFLIGMVIAIAVALVRIMPSGGIVRKILLKLVETYISIIRGTPLLVQLVIVFYGLPSVGIFIDPIPAAIIGFSLNVGAYASETIRAAILSVPKGQWEAGFSIGMTYMQTFRRIVAPQAFRVAVPPLSNEFIGLFKNTSLAAVVTVTELFRVAQETANRTYDFLPVYIEAALVYWCFCKVLFLIQAHLEKRFDRYVAK